From the genome of Devriesea agamarum, one region includes:
- the ftsZ gene encoding cell division protein FtsZ, whose protein sequence is MAGAQNYLAVIKVVGIGGGGVNAVNRMIESGLKGVEFIAINTDAQALLMSDADVKLDVGKEITRGLGAGADPEVGRKAAEDHAEEIEEVLRGADMVFVTAGEGGGTGTGGAPVVAKIARSLGALTIGVVTRPFTFEGRRRSTQAESGIAALQSEVDTLIVIPNDRLLSIADKQVSMLDAFKSADQVLLSGVQGITDLITTPGLINLDFADVKSVMQGAGSALMGIGSSRGDDRALQAAELAVSSPLLEASIDGAYGVLLSIQGGSDLGLYEVSEAARLVQEAAHPDANIIFGAVIDDALGDEVRVTVIAAGFEAGGPTRREEVRVLPTRAQPAQTTPQVSAPAPVSPAGRHEDRPAATQWGAAQQTFHPSQPAPAAPAGETQPVNAVPAEGEAFETDNQQADPAPVAPPRVPHIDEPRRGRDDDLDIPDFLK, encoded by the coding sequence GTGGCAGGAGCCCAGAACTACCTCGCAGTCATCAAGGTTGTCGGCATCGGTGGCGGTGGTGTCAACGCTGTAAACCGAATGATTGAGTCCGGTTTGAAAGGCGTCGAGTTCATCGCTATTAACACCGATGCACAGGCTCTTCTGATGTCGGACGCCGACGTGAAGCTCGACGTTGGTAAGGAAATCACTCGAGGGCTGGGCGCAGGCGCCGACCCAGAAGTTGGGCGCAAAGCCGCAGAGGACCACGCCGAGGAAATCGAAGAGGTCCTCCGCGGCGCCGACATGGTGTTCGTTACCGCAGGTGAGGGCGGAGGAACCGGCACCGGTGGCGCCCCCGTGGTAGCCAAGATCGCCCGCAGCCTCGGCGCTCTGACTATCGGCGTAGTCACCCGGCCCTTCACCTTTGAAGGTCGCCGCCGTTCCACCCAGGCTGAATCGGGCATCGCCGCCCTGCAGTCTGAGGTCGACACCCTCATCGTGATCCCGAACGATCGTTTGCTGTCAATCGCCGACAAGCAGGTTTCCATGCTGGACGCCTTCAAGAGCGCTGACCAGGTGCTCTTGTCTGGTGTTCAGGGCATAACCGATCTGATCACGACCCCCGGCCTGATCAACCTCGACTTCGCCGACGTGAAGTCCGTGATGCAGGGCGCAGGAAGCGCCCTGATGGGGATCGGTTCCTCGCGCGGAGACGACCGTGCGCTGCAGGCCGCTGAACTTGCCGTGTCCAGCCCGCTGCTGGAAGCCAGCATCGACGGCGCTTACGGCGTGCTGCTGTCCATCCAGGGCGGCAGTGATCTCGGCCTGTACGAGGTATCCGAGGCGGCACGTCTGGTGCAGGAAGCTGCTCACCCCGATGCCAACATCATTTTCGGTGCGGTGATCGACGACGCCCTTGGAGACGAGGTGCGAGTGACTGTGATCGCCGCCGGATTCGAGGCCGGAGGTCCGACCCGGCGCGAAGAGGTGCGGGTGCTCCCCACCCGTGCACAGCCTGCCCAGACGACACCCCAGGTGTCCGCTCCAGCGCCTGTGTCTCCCGCTGGCCGTCACGAAGACCGTCCAGCTGCCACGCAGTGGGGTGCTGCTCAGCAGACGTTCCATCCCTCTCAGCCCGCCCCCGCGGCTCCCGCAGGGGAGACGCAGCCGGTCAACGCGGTGCCTGCCGAGGGTGAGGCATTCGAGACGGACAACCAGCAGGCGGATCCGGCACCGGTTGCCCCGCCGCGCGTACCCCACATTGACGAACCCCGCCGCGGACGAGACGACGATCTCGACATCCCCGATTTCCTCAAGT